A DNA window from Porphyromonadaceae bacterium W3.11 contains the following coding sequences:
- a CDS encoding IS1182 family transposase gives MTKIQFRPYIHNRSMLFPQRLDEDICANDPVRVVNAIIDAIEIENIKGLYSKIGRHPYHPKMMLKVIIYAYMNNIYSCRKIEQALKRDVHFIWLAGYEKPDFITINRFRNRVKGEINKVFSQMVLLLAERGFISLDVEYIDGTKIESKANKYTFVWRKSVERNRAKLQEKLKALLSQIDDCIAQENSEGSEEVEITAEQLSELVTTFKAELERTPEPVNKEEKKKIRERKKQIKQLEEHKAKLMEYDEKLEKLEDRNSYSKTDPSATFMRMKEDAMRNGQTKPGYNLQIATNQQFITNFGLFYNPTDTLTFIPFLQFHQDRYGDLPSTVVADSGYGSEENYRFMEESGTTPFVKYNRFHIEHRPRYKPDPFQPSSLYYSKEGDYYVCPMGQRMRRIGTKRGKTASGYTTESARYKAARCKGCPLRGLCFKAKGNRIIEVNHRLNEYKKKANQLLTSEEGLRHRGRRCVEPESVFGQMKYNMSYKRFRHFGQDKVTMDFAFFAIAFNVKKLCSMMAKNPKNMDNTPHSCPNHPFLVTNNLLLEENQILKHLVAA, from the coding sequence ATGACAAAGATACAATTTCGTCCATACATACACAATAGGTCAATGCTTTTTCCTCAAAGGCTTGACGAGGATATTTGTGCTAATGATCCAGTGAGAGTGGTCAATGCCATTATCGATGCTATTGAGATTGAGAATATTAAGGGCTTGTACAGTAAGATAGGTCGCCACCCCTACCACCCCAAGATGATGCTCAAGGTGATTATCTACGCCTACATGAATAACATCTACTCGTGCAGGAAGATTGAGCAAGCCCTCAAAAGAGATGTCCACTTCATCTGGCTTGCAGGGTATGAAAAACCAGATTTTATCACCATCAATAGGTTTCGTAATCGTGTAAAAGGAGAGATCAATAAGGTCTTCTCACAGATGGTATTGTTACTTGCAGAGAGAGGTTTTATCAGTCTTGATGTGGAGTATATCGATGGCACTAAGATAGAATCCAAAGCCAATAAATACACCTTTGTGTGGCGGAAGAGCGTGGAACGAAATCGAGCCAAACTTCAGGAAAAGCTAAAGGCATTGCTCTCTCAAATCGATGATTGTATTGCTCAAGAGAATAGCGAGGGTAGCGAAGAAGTAGAGATTACAGCGGAACAACTTTCAGAGCTGGTGACCACCTTCAAAGCAGAACTAGAGAGAACCCCGGAACCAGTCAACAAGGAGGAGAAAAAGAAAATAAGAGAGAGGAAGAAGCAGATCAAGCAACTAGAAGAGCATAAGGCTAAACTTATGGAGTATGACGAGAAGCTGGAAAAACTCGAGGATCGCAACTCCTACTCCAAGACCGACCCCTCTGCCACCTTTATGCGTATGAAGGAGGATGCCATGAGAAATGGTCAAACCAAGCCAGGTTACAATTTACAAATAGCTACGAATCAGCAATTTATTACCAACTTTGGACTCTTCTACAATCCTACTGACACCCTCACATTTATCCCTTTTCTTCAATTCCACCAAGACCGTTATGGTGATTTGCCCTCTACTGTTGTAGCCGACTCTGGCTATGGCTCGGAAGAGAACTATCGTTTTATGGAAGAGTCTGGTACAACACCCTTTGTCAAATACAATCGCTTCCATATTGAGCATCGTCCTCGCTATAAGCCCGACCCATTTCAGCCCTCATCGCTATACTACAGCAAAGAAGGAGATTACTATGTCTGCCCGATGGGACAAAGGATGAGGCGTATCGGGACAAAGAGAGGCAAGACAGCAAGCGGATACACTACTGAGAGTGCGAGATATAAGGCTGCGAGGTGCAAAGGATGTCCACTCAGAGGACTATGTTTTAAGGCAAAAGGCAATCGAATCATAGAGGTCAATCACAGACTCAATGAGTACAAAAAGAAAGCAAACCAACTCCTTACCTCCGAAGAAGGACTAAGACATCGAGGACGACGATGTGTAGAGCCAGAATCAGTATTCGGTCAAATGAAATACAATATGAGCTACAAACGCTTTCGACACTTCGGTCAAGACAAGGTCACTATGGACTTTGCCTTCTTTGCCATAGCATTCAATGTCAAGAAACTATGCTCTATGATGGCGAAAAACCCAAAAAACATGGATAATACACCTCATTCTTGCCCAAATCATCCATTTTTAGTCACTAACAACCTACTTTTAGAGGAAAACCAAATTCTAAAACATCTCGTAGCTGCTTAG
- a CDS encoding MATE family efflux transporter: METVVTSRGLNRKILNLALPNILSNLTIPLLGMVDLALAGHLQDAYAIGGITIATTIFNLIYWNFSFLRMGTTGLTAQAHGEGNRRAMGRNLLQSLFIGFVAGILIILMQVPLRDLTLALMNPDPLLSKYVTIYYNIVIWGAPASLCSYALNGWLLGMQNTWWPMIVSIATNIINIIISASLVIGYNSGIDGIATGTLCAQYMGAILLGLGAFFLFIKTKKVELPTSLTHLKRGLKRYFGTNINILLRTMLLALVSVFFTYAGTQQGALILAANALLYQFFTLFSYFIDGFAFAAEAVVGHFFGMKDRKHLNLAIRKLITWGFFLALATSLIYFIGSDLLLNILTDKAEVIAKAKEYIFWVFILPFTGYIAFLYDGIFIGVTATRSMLLSMFCAVVVFFMLYFFLPIANKNHALWAAFVTYLAIRGVMQILISKRLEGIGRPFLSDYFISVGSTNLSNEKEIRAIISKEWKKAEFSDFYQTEDINGSGKMYLNSVIRIRDKRPLEELIVVCKKIEKEAGRRINTSEVALDLDIVMEDKTILREKDYNRSYFQSGYQQLTTH, encoded by the coding sequence ATGGAGACCGTTGTTACCTCTAGGGGATTAAATAGGAAGATACTAAATCTAGCCCTCCCAAATATTCTAAGTAATCTCACGATCCCTTTACTTGGGATGGTCGATTTAGCTCTTGCTGGGCATCTGCAAGATGCTTATGCTATAGGAGGTATAACAATTGCAACCACCATATTCAACCTTATTTATTGGAATTTCTCATTCTTACGAATGGGGACAACTGGACTTACTGCTCAAGCACATGGGGAAGGGAATAGACGAGCGATGGGTCGGAATCTTTTGCAATCGCTCTTTATAGGCTTTGTAGCTGGGATCTTAATAATCCTAATGCAGGTGCCTCTTAGGGACTTGACGTTGGCTTTAATGAATCCAGATCCACTCCTCTCCAAGTATGTCACAATCTATTACAATATTGTTATTTGGGGAGCTCCAGCCTCTCTTTGTAGTTATGCACTGAACGGATGGCTCCTAGGCATGCAGAATACATGGTGGCCAATGATCGTAAGTATTGCCACTAACATCATCAATATCATTATCAGTGCTTCTTTAGTCATCGGGTACAATAGCGGTATCGATGGTATCGCGACTGGGACATTGTGTGCTCAGTATATGGGAGCAATATTATTAGGATTAGGTGCGTTCTTCCTCTTTATTAAGACTAAGAAGGTAGAGTTGCCCACTTCGTTAACTCATCTCAAGAGAGGGTTAAAGCGGTATTTTGGCACGAACATCAATATCTTACTACGCACCATGCTACTAGCCCTGGTTTCTGTGTTTTTCACCTATGCCGGAACACAGCAGGGGGCTCTCATTCTAGCCGCTAATGCTCTTCTCTATCAGTTCTTCACGCTCTTTAGTTACTTTATAGATGGATTCGCCTTTGCAGCAGAAGCAGTAGTGGGGCATTTCTTTGGGATGAAAGATCGCAAGCATCTCAATCTAGCCATACGCAAGCTGATTACATGGGGATTTTTCTTAGCACTCGCCACCTCCCTGATCTATTTTATTGGCTCAGATTTACTGCTTAATATTCTAACCGATAAAGCAGAGGTTATTGCTAAAGCCAAGGAGTACATCTTCTGGGTCTTTATTCTCCCATTTACAGGATATATAGCCTTCTTATATGATGGTATCTTCATTGGGGTTACGGCTACCAGATCCATGCTCTTAAGTATGTTCTGTGCGGTCGTTGTATTCTTTATGCTATACTTTTTCCTTCCTATTGCAAATAAAAATCATGCACTTTGGGCAGCCTTTGTTACCTACCTGGCGATTCGAGGTGTGATGCAGATCCTTATTTCGAAGCGTTTAGAAGGAATCGGAAGACCATTCTTATCAGACTATTTTATCTCTGTTGGGAGCACTAATTTATCGAATGAAAAGGAGATTAGAGCTATCATATCCAAAGAGTGGAAGAAAGCGGAGTTCTCAGATTTTTACCAAACAGAGGATATCAATGGTTCCGGAAAGATGTACCTCAATAGTGTTATTCGCATTAGGGATAAACGTCCACTTGAAGAATTAATTGTCGTATGTAAGAAGATCGAAAAAGAGGCGGGTAGAAGGATCAATACTTCAGAGGTGGCACTAGACCTAGATATCGTAATGGAAGACAAAACAATTTTAAGGGAAAAGGATTATAATCGCTCATACTTCCAGAGTGGTTACCAACAACTCACAACCCATTAA
- a CDS encoding S-adenosylmethionine:tRNA ribosyltransferase-isomerase has protein sequence MKAYNPKEIRIEDYSYDLPDERIAKKPTAERVNAKLLSYSDGSINTHRFSELPGLLPDMPLMVMNDTKVIQARMEFFRATGARIEIFCLEPHLPQLYEESLASRDSVVWHCLVGQSRKWKEPTLSRTLKNGETLEVTRVKDVEVDTGELIRFEWTGDQSFAEILDEIGELPIPPYLNRETEESDLEDYQTVYAQYEGSVAAPTAGLHFDEPLLNQLKERNVSFAPVTLHVGAGTFLPVKSKTMADHPMHSEVISIPLPQLEKIRMAIANHQKVIAVGTTSTRTLESLFYMGVNVLEKAEKPYQVEQWAPYDRTYNYETVEALDAIINDLKSKGLQNLIGQTRIIIMPSFKWRIVDYLITNFHQPHSTLLLLVAAFIGEEWRKVYDYALDNDYRFLSYGDGSILKRKEG, from the coding sequence ATGAAAGCGTATAACCCAAAAGAAATAAGGATAGAAGATTATTCATACGATTTACCTGATGAGCGAATAGCTAAAAAGCCAACTGCAGAACGGGTGAATGCAAAGCTTCTATCGTATAGCGATGGCTCTATCAATACCCATCGCTTTAGTGAATTGCCAGGATTACTCCCAGATATGCCTTTGATGGTTATGAACGACACAAAGGTCATTCAGGCGAGGATGGAGTTTTTTCGAGCGACAGGTGCTAGGATAGAGATCTTCTGCTTGGAGCCTCATCTTCCCCAACTCTATGAAGAATCTCTTGCTAGTAGAGACTCTGTTGTGTGGCATTGCCTCGTGGGACAGTCCAGAAAGTGGAAAGAGCCGACTCTATCAAGAACCCTTAAGAATGGAGAGACTCTAGAGGTGACTCGAGTAAAGGATGTAGAGGTAGATACTGGAGAACTCATTAGATTTGAGTGGACTGGAGACCAGTCATTTGCAGAGATACTTGATGAAATAGGCGAGTTGCCTATTCCTCCTTATCTAAATAGAGAGACGGAAGAAAGTGATCTTGAGGATTATCAGACGGTTTACGCTCAATACGAAGGGTCAGTAGCTGCTCCTACCGCTGGACTTCATTTTGATGAACCATTGCTCAATCAATTAAAAGAGAGAAACGTCTCTTTTGCTCCAGTGACACTACACGTGGGTGCGGGTACATTTTTACCTGTCAAGAGCAAAACGATGGCGGACCACCCCATGCACTCCGAGGTCATATCTATACCTCTTCCCCAGCTTGAAAAGATTCGAATGGCTATAGCCAATCACCAAAAAGTTATAGCCGTAGGTACTACTAGCACACGTACACTAGAGAGTCTATTCTACATGGGAGTTAATGTCTTAGAAAAGGCTGAAAAGCCCTACCAGGTAGAGCAATGGGCACCCTATGATAGGACTTACAATTATGAGACAGTTGAAGCATTAGATGCTATCATTAATGATCTGAAGAGCAAAGGACTACAAAACCTTATTGGACAGACACGGATTATTATCATGCCTTCATTCAAGTGGAGAATAGTTGATTATCTCATCACTAATTTCCATCAACCACATAGCACTTTACTGTTGCTAGTAGCAGCATTTATAGGTGAAGAGTGGAGAAAAGTATATGATTATGCCTTAGATAATGATTATCGCTTCCTTAGTTATGGTGATGGCTCAATCTTAAAGAGGAAAGAGGGATAA
- a CDS encoding energy transducer TonB, translating to MEQKKTKRANLESSKATFFMMGLVVALSVVFVAFEWGKSDITIQDIEQDVVLEDIEDIEITPPEENEPLPEPEPDTPVNVEVLQIVEDDVEVADVQIASVDDAADKVQQVFTPPAPSQRGREEIPEDHVFEYLEEMPEFPGGMTALMKWLNKNMKYPAIAQENNIQGRVMVSFIVEKDGSVTDVKVARGVDPNLDKAAVEVVKKLPKWKPGMQTGKPVRCRYALPVTFKLQ from the coding sequence ATGGAACAAAAGAAAACGAAGAGAGCAAACCTTGAATCAAGCAAGGCTACGTTCTTCATGATGGGGCTTGTTGTTGCTCTTTCAGTAGTTTTCGTTGCTTTTGAGTGGGGTAAGTCTGATATCACGATTCAAGACATCGAACAAGATGTTGTTCTCGAAGATATTGAAGACATCGAGATCACTCCACCTGAAGAAAACGAACCACTACCTGAACCAGAGCCTGATACCCCTGTAAACGTAGAGGTACTTCAGATTGTTGAAGACGATGTAGAGGTAGCAGACGTACAGATCGCATCTGTGGATGATGCTGCAGACAAGGTTCAGCAAGTATTCACTCCACCAGCACCATCTCAAAGAGGTCGTGAGGAAATCCCAGAGGATCACGTCTTTGAGTACCTAGAAGAGATGCCAGAATTCCCAGGAGGTATGACTGCTCTCATGAAGTGGCTTAATAAAAACATGAAATACCCAGCTATCGCACAGGAGAACAACATCCAAGGACGTGTAATGGTGTCATTTATCGTCGAGAAAGACGGTTCTGTAACTGACGTCAAAGTAGCACGTGGTGTTGATCCAAACTTGGACAAGGCAGCGGTAGAGGTAGTAAAGAAACTGCCAAAATGGAAGCCTGGTATGCAGACTGGTAAGCCAGTACGTTGTCGTTACGCTTTACCTGTGACTTTCAAACTTCAGTAA
- a CDS encoding zinc metallopeptidase, whose product MYGAYILMFAIMIVGMLVQWNLKSKFNKYSKVMLTSGLTGKEISEKMLYESGIFDVQVISTRGQLTDHYNPVNKTINLSEGVYASNSVMAAAVAAHETGHAIQHAKGYAPLKFRSAMVPAVSVASRLVNWVLLAGILLIQVFPKLLLAGIILFAITTLFSIITLPVEVDASRRALAWLKTSGVTSSQQQPMASSALRSAAYTYFAAAIGSIATLLYYITIYSNRG is encoded by the coding sequence ATGTACGGAGCATACATACTGATGTTTGCCATCATGATCGTAGGCATGTTGGTTCAATGGAATCTTAAGAGTAAATTTAACAAATACTCCAAGGTCATGCTTACAAGTGGTCTAACTGGTAAGGAAATATCTGAAAAGATGCTCTACGAATCGGGTATTTTTGACGTGCAAGTCATTTCCACTCGTGGACAATTAACAGACCACTATAACCCTGTAAATAAAACTATTAACCTTAGTGAAGGTGTATATGCGTCCAATAGTGTCATGGCTGCAGCAGTGGCAGCTCATGAGACTGGGCATGCTATCCAACACGCCAAAGGCTACGCACCCCTTAAGTTTCGTTCGGCAATGGTGCCTGCTGTCAGCGTGGCTTCAAGATTAGTTAATTGGGTTTTACTAGCTGGTATCCTTCTAATTCAGGTTTTCCCAAAACTATTATTAGCTGGGATTATATTATTTGCCATCACTACCTTATTCAGTATTATCACTCTGCCTGTAGAGGTAGATGCCTCTCGAAGAGCTTTGGCTTGGCTCAAAACCTCTGGAGTAACATCATCTCAGCAGCAGCCAATGGCATCTAGTGCCCTCCGTAGTGCAGCTTATACATACTTTGCTGCAGCTATTGGATCTATCGCTACATTACTATATTATATCACGATATACTCAAACAGAGGATAA
- a CDS encoding adenylosuccinate synthase, which yields MEKVDVLLGLQWGDEGKGKVVDVLTPRYDIIGRFQGGPNAGHTLIFDGQKYVLRSIPSGVFQGGKTNIIGNGVVIDPLLFKGEAEDLAKSGIDLKERLLLAKKAHLILPTHRLLDAANEAAKGDKKVGTTGKGIGPTYTDKVSRNGLRIGDLLSPNFMEKYEQAKARHMNMLAMLNACDMAFSEDFTKLEADWLEATKYLLEFNIVDGEFIINESLQEGKTMLAEGAQGSLLDIDYGSYPFVTSSNTVSAGACTGLGVAPSRIGRVFGIFKAYCTRVGAGPFPTELFDEIGDLMGERGCEFGAVTGRKRRCGWLDLVALKYTTMLNGTTDLIMMKSDVLDTFEEIKICTAYKVDGKETKNFPFDIKEKVEPIYHSCKGWMSDLKNITREEDFPSEFNDFIKFIEEYLGIPITIVSVGPDRQQTIIRNGF from the coding sequence ATGGAAAAGGTAGATGTGTTGCTTGGCCTCCAGTGGGGAGATGAGGGTAAAGGCAAGGTCGTTGATGTTTTAACCCCTAGATATGATATCATAGGACGCTTTCAAGGTGGTCCTAATGCTGGTCACACTCTAATATTTGATGGTCAGAAGTATGTACTAAGATCTATCCCTTCTGGAGTTTTTCAAGGAGGTAAGACCAATATTATAGGTAATGGGGTAGTGATAGACCCTTTGCTTTTCAAGGGAGAAGCTGAAGATCTAGCTAAAAGTGGTATTGATCTAAAGGAACGGTTATTGCTAGCTAAGAAAGCTCATCTTATTCTACCTACTCACCGTCTCTTGGATGCAGCTAACGAAGCTGCTAAGGGGGATAAGAAAGTGGGAACTACTGGTAAAGGTATCGGGCCTACATACACCGATAAAGTGAGTCGGAACGGATTGCGGATTGGAGACCTTCTATCTCCTAACTTTATGGAGAAGTACGAGCAAGCAAAGGCAAGACACATGAATATGTTGGCGATGCTCAATGCCTGCGATATGGCTTTTTCAGAAGACTTTACAAAGCTGGAAGCTGATTGGCTTGAAGCTACAAAATACCTATTGGAATTCAATATTGTAGATGGTGAATTTATCATCAATGAATCACTACAAGAAGGTAAAACCATGTTGGCTGAAGGTGCTCAAGGCTCTCTTCTTGATATCGATTACGGTTCATACCCATTTGTGACATCATCTAATACTGTATCAGCAGGAGCTTGTACAGGTCTAGGTGTAGCCCCAAGTCGAATTGGTAGAGTATTTGGGATCTTCAAAGCATATTGCACACGAGTTGGTGCTGGTCCATTCCCTACCGAACTTTTTGACGAGATTGGTGATTTGATGGGCGAGAGAGGATGTGAGTTCGGAGCTGTTACAGGACGTAAACGTCGCTGTGGCTGGTTGGACCTTGTCGCCCTAAAGTATACCACGATGCTAAATGGGACCACTGACCTCATTATGATGAAGAGCGATGTCCTAGATACCTTTGAAGAGATCAAAATATGTACAGCTTACAAGGTGGACGGTAAGGAGACCAAAAACTTCCCCTTTGACATTAAAGAAAAAGTTGAACCCATCTACCACAGTTGTAAAGGTTGGATGAGCGACTTGAAAAATATAACACGCGAAGAGGATTTTCCAAGTGAATTTAATGACTTTATCAAGTTTATTGAGGAATACTTGGGCATCCCTATAACTATAGTTTCTGTCGGTCCAGATCGTCAGCAAACTATTATTAGAAACGGTTTTTAA
- a CDS encoding UDP-2,3-diacylglucosamine diphosphatase has product MRDKVYFASDMHFGAYFHADSMAVERMFVRWLESIRHDAKAIILVGDIFDYWFEYKHVVPRGYTRVIGKLGELSDEGVEIHLFTGNHDIWIFDYLPKEIGCTVHREPTTLEFYGKKFFIAHGDEYVEGNIGFRFIRAIFHNRLCQKLYASLHPWWTVGFAHRWALHSRKKGLKKAYEHSYKGEENEYLVRFAKRHIEEHGSSAPDYYVFGHRHIMLDLMLVRNRRVVILGDWITHFSYASWDGDQFFLDTFEEDPTN; this is encoded by the coding sequence ATGAGGGATAAAGTTTATTTTGCGAGTGATATGCATTTTGGTGCATATTTTCACGCTGATTCAATGGCCGTCGAACGGATGTTTGTTCGATGGCTAGAGTCGATACGCCATGATGCCAAAGCTATTATCTTGGTGGGTGATATATTTGACTACTGGTTTGAGTACAAACATGTGGTGCCAAGAGGATACACGCGAGTCATCGGGAAGTTAGGAGAGCTGTCAGACGAAGGGGTCGAGATACACCTATTTACAGGGAATCACGATATATGGATCTTTGACTATTTGCCGAAAGAGATAGGGTGTACGGTGCATCGAGAACCTACTACACTTGAGTTTTACGGTAAGAAGTTCTTTATCGCTCATGGCGATGAATATGTAGAGGGTAATATCGGCTTTAGATTCATTAGGGCCATCTTTCATAATCGCCTTTGTCAAAAGCTATATGCCTCACTTCATCCATGGTGGACAGTGGGCTTTGCCCATCGCTGGGCACTTCATAGTCGAAAGAAGGGATTGAAGAAGGCATACGAGCACAGCTATAAAGGTGAGGAAAATGAGTACTTAGTGCGTTTTGCCAAGCGACATATAGAGGAGCACGGTTCATCGGCCCCAGACTATTATGTCTTTGGACACCGACACATTATGCTAGATCTTATGCTTGTCCGTAACCGTCGTGTCGTTATACTTGGCGATTGGATTACCCATTTCAGTTATGCTTCTTGGGATGGAGACCAATTCTTTCTTGATACATTTGAAGAGGATCCCACTAACTAA
- a CDS encoding iron-sulfur cluster assembly protein, giving the protein MSDTNQFLQIEEEIVKMLRTVYDPEIPVNIYDLGMIYEIDVDHDTKHVTILMTFTSPNCPMADFILEDAKMKVESVKGVSGATINITFDPEWSKDMMSEEALLELGFL; this is encoded by the coding sequence ATGAGTGATACAAACCAATTTTTACAGATCGAAGAGGAGATTGTCAAGATGCTCCGAACCGTATATGATCCTGAAATCCCAGTTAACATCTATGATCTAGGCATGATATATGAGATAGATGTTGATCACGATACCAAGCATGTAACCATCTTAATGACGTTTACCTCTCCAAACTGCCCAATGGCAGATTTTATTCTAGAGGATGCGAAGATGAAAGTGGAGAGTGTTAAAGGTGTTTCGGGAGCTACTATCAATATCACATTTGACCCTGAATGGTCCAAAGATATGATGAGCGAAGAGGCACTGCTGGAGCTTGGATTCCTATAA
- a CDS encoding S41 family peptidase — protein MKRLLIGVAFILILLNLTSCIPHEPINRDQRTNFEALWKIIDERYCFHDFKEVDWDEVHEKYSALLDKKDYTYIEFFRLMSDMLDELKDGHVNLYSEFDVSVTEINPDVTKGLNIYARSKMLGSNLMRSGGMRYGLFQIKDSEVTFGYISYGSFSSSLGNMPIILNIMDKADAMIIDVRGNGGGSVDNSDRLVSYFLKEKTLVGYSSHKTGPGRYDFSKPKALYISPNSEVTYTEKPVIILQDRSSFSATNEFLYKVALADNIFRIGQKSGGGSGMPSSSELPNGWRVRYSAVKNYDFEMKQMESGVEPNLFVENDSYYNDPAAEDRIFATAIKYLKDTIHKEK, from the coding sequence ATGAAAAGATTATTGATCGGAGTAGCCTTTATACTCATCCTGCTTAACCTTACATCATGTATTCCTCATGAGCCAATTAATAGGGATCAGAGGACGAACTTCGAAGCGTTGTGGAAGATTATAGATGAGCGTTACTGTTTTCATGACTTCAAAGAGGTAGATTGGGATGAGGTACATGAGAAGTACTCAGCTCTGCTGGATAAGAAAGATTATACTTATATCGAATTTTTCCGACTGATGAGTGATATGTTGGATGAGTTAAAGGATGGGCATGTCAATCTTTACTCTGAATTCGATGTGAGCGTAACGGAGATCAATCCAGATGTGACTAAGGGGCTGAACATCTATGCTCGTAGTAAAATGTTGGGAAGTAACCTAATGCGGAGCGGAGGAATGCGGTATGGTCTCTTCCAGATTAAGGATTCTGAGGTAACCTTTGGATACATTTCCTATGGGAGCTTTAGCTCATCTCTTGGGAATATGCCTATTATTCTGAATATTATGGACAAAGCAGATGCCATGATTATTGATGTGCGCGGGAATGGCGGAGGTTCTGTGGATAATAGTGACAGACTGGTCTCTTACTTTCTTAAAGAAAAAACTCTAGTTGGATATTCCTCTCATAAAACTGGGCCAGGAAGGTATGACTTTTCTAAGCCCAAAGCACTGTATATCTCTCCTAATTCAGAAGTGACCTATACCGAAAAGCCCGTGATCATTCTTCAAGATCGTAGCAGCTTCAGTGCGACTAATGAATTTCTTTATAAAGTAGCACTCGCTGATAATATTTTTCGGATTGGGCAAAAGAGTGGGGGCGGTAGCGGAATGCCTTCGTCATCAGAGTTGCCTAATGGGTGGAGAGTTAGATATTCAGCGGTGAAAAACTATGATTTTGAGATGAAACAGATGGAATCAGGTGTTGAGCCAAATCTTTTTGTGGAGAATGATAGTTATTATAATGACCCCGCAGCAGAAGATCGGATATTTGCTACGGCTATAAAGTATCTTAAAGATACAATTCACAAGGAGAAGTAG